The following are encoded in a window of Halosimplex halophilum genomic DNA:
- a CDS encoding DUF7521 family protein, protein MVEVVAVMRGVLALMRMAVFGLSLGITLISFQAYRQRPSERLQYAFMGFAFISMGVASTVIAQIGVREATETVRLFFRMTESIPFIIGFTMLYVSLYRD, encoded by the coding sequence ATGGTAGAAGTCGTCGCGGTCATGCGGGGGGTCCTGGCGCTGATGCGGATGGCGGTGTTCGGGCTCTCGCTCGGGATCACGCTGATCAGTTTCCAGGCGTACCGACAGCGCCCGTCCGAGCGGCTGCAGTACGCCTTCATGGGGTTCGCCTTCATCAGCATGGGCGTCGCCAGCACCGTCATCGCACAGATCGGCGTCCGCGAGGCGACCGAGACGGTCAGGCTGTTCTTCCGGATGACCGAATCGATCCCCTTCATCATCGGGTTCACGATGCTGTACGTCTCGCTGTACCGCGACTGA